The bacterium DNA window AGCATTTCAACATCAGGACTAGGAGTGGTAGATACCCGCTCACTCCCAACTACATCTAGAGTAGCTCGAAATCTAGACTGCTCCTGTGGTGGCATTGCCGCCCATCGTGCGTTCCGCTCCTTTTCTTGTAGCTGGCCCCACTGACGCGCCAACTGCTCAAAGGCAGAGTCGACACAAAGGCGACCACAGTGTTTGCAGACTACTGCCTCTGAGCTCACCTCCTCAGCGCAATATCTGCATCTCTTTGTCATCATCTAGCCGTCCGTTTTCATGTGTAGGCGCCGTCATCCATCAGCAAGTCGCCGAACTATAAAGCTTCTATCTGAAGTCCGAGTCGAGGTCTCCCATCATCCATCAGCGCTCCAAGGCTTCAGATGGAAGCGAGTTGTGCGAAGCCGCGAATTGGCACGGGCCTTGCGTTTAGGGCTTTGTATCCCTCAGCCAAGCACAGCGTCGCGGTAGGCGAGACGGTCGGATTCAGGTGAGATCGCAGCATATTCGGGCCTCCCCGACGCCGAAGGGGCTCTATGGGCCTTCTCAGAGCCGGTTCGCGGAGTTCTGACAGGCCCGATCCTAGCATAGTCGGCCAGGATAGGCGCACCTCGGCCAAGGTCTCGGCCTGCGAGACCCAAAGAGAGGCAGTCGTCTGTCAGCTCGCCAAGGCCAAGGTGGCTACCGGTGGCGCCCGAGCGGCGGCCATCCGTGCGTCGGCCAGTGACGGCACTTTCTCCAGCACCTGGAGATGTCCTTTCCCTCAGGCCTGGCAGAGGGTCGGATCGATGCCGGTCAGGCGCAGCATCCGCTCCTCCCAGCTCTCCAGCTCCGAGGATTCATCGTTGGCCGCCACCTTGGCCTGGGTATCGGGTACGATCTCGCTCCTCACACCCAGCAGGTAGCGACAGCGCTCCAGGTTGGCTGCCCGATGACGGTTGGCCAACAGTCCGTAGTAGCGGATGCGGTGGAAGCCCGAAGGCAGCACGTGCATGAGGAAGCGCCCGAGGAACTCCACCGCGTCGAGGCTCATCGCCTTCACCTGGCCGTCGTCGCGGTAGTCCTTCCAGTCGAAGACCACCCGATCGTTCTCCAGACGCCTCAGGCGATCATTGCTGATCGCCACCCGATGGGTGTAGCGCGCCAAGTACTGCAAGCCACGCTCGGCACCGCCGAAGGGCGGCTTGCTGTAGACTACCCACGGCGCGGCATACAGTTCCTCGAGCCAGCACCGGTAGGCGCTGGGCTCTTGCTTCGGATCAAGGCGACGAGGAAAAACCTGCTGTCCTTGTCGCGCCATCTGCCCGACCTGGTCGAGGAACTTGCCGCGAAACACACGGCTGAGGACTTTGAC harbors:
- a CDS encoding IS91 family transposase; this translates as MSGAPLEVAEIFRRYCSAYEEKLGPLSAAEQRVVHDIISCRTADLGGHLYVCDECGVITERFNSCRNRHCPKCQRLERERWLEKRLQELLPVPYFHLVFTVPHQLNPLFLTEPKTFYNLLFRTTADTLLTIAADPKHLGAMIGFSAHLHSWGQRVDYHPHLHVIAPGGGLSPDRQRWIASRRDFFLPVKVLSRVFRGKFLDQVGQMARQGQQVFPRRLDPKQEPSAYRCWLEELYAAPWVVYSKPPFGGAERGLQYLARYTHRVAISNDRLRRLENDRVVFDWKDYRDDGQVKAMSLDAVEFLGRFLMHVLPSGFHRIRYYGLLANRHRAANLERCRYLLGVRSEIVPDTQAKVAANDESSELESWEERMLRLTGIDPTLCQA